One Trichoplusia ni isolate ovarian cell line Hi5 chromosome 6, tn1, whole genome shotgun sequence DNA segment encodes these proteins:
- the LOC113495136 gene encoding ommochrome-binding protein-like, with protein MDIKFSSFVTPLMFIKICCVLALLSNVECLPEIACNRLKIGDSWYDRQTLWANIGRPYNLNVHRSSNSLFFSYSLPETYSDTDFQLAFFNIDNKDSQTIAGIRGGCSVAIDQLNDEIYLGGSDGIYKYNMLTKLADFYKEKGKNVWSLFYKKNLFYISYPDQKLHIEYDGKFATVKEFEGFEIDHFHVSSMNTIYFANKTGLYKYDNDKMIAQPVNELVTVRQIVEDNEGDTYVVTNFGVFADGKFEGLKKILDMKNIYGLAFDRDNNFIYSDEKNIIKLVYSLVGCDKKSLHW; from the exons ATGGATATTAAATTTTCTAGTTTTGT aacacCCTTGATGTTTATCAAGATATGCTGTGTACTTGCATTACTATCGAACGTTGAATGTCTACCAGAAATAGCTTGCAACCGTTTAAAAATCGGGGACAGTTGGTACGACCGTCAGACTCTATGGGCGAATATTGGAAGACCTTACAACCTGAACGTCCATAGATCTTCAAACTCGTTATTCTTCAGCTATTCCCTACCAGAAACGTACTCCGATACAGATTTCCAACTGGCATTCTTCAACATTGATaacaaagactcccagactaTAGCTGGTATAAGAGGCGGCTGCTCAGTGGCCATCGACCAACTGAACGATGAGATTTACCTCGGAGGCAGCGATGGCATCTACAAATACAACATGCTGACAAAACTGGCAGACTTCTACAAAGAGAAGGGAAAGAACGTCTGGTCCTTATTCTACAAAAAGAACCTGTTCTACATCAGCTATCCGGACCAGAAACTCCATATTGAGTACGATGGGAAATTTGCTACTGTGAAAGAATTTGAAGGTTTTGAGATCGATCATTTCCATGTCAGTAGCATGAATACTATTTATTTCGCGAATAAAACTGgtttatataaatatgataatgataaaatgaTTGCTCAGCCGGTTAACGAGTTGGTGACTGTACGACAGATCGTTGAAGACAATGAGGGAGACACGTATGTGGTGACGAATTTTGGCGTTTTTGCCGATGGGAAGTTCGAAGgtctgaaaaaaatacttgacatGAAGAATATATACGGTTTAGCTTTCGACagagataataattttatttattcggaTGAGAAGAATATTATTAAGCTTGTGTATAGTTTGGTCGGTTGTGATAAAAAGTCTTTACATTGGTGA
- the LOC113495135 gene encoding ommochrome-binding protein-like isoform X1, whose amino-acid sequence MENDILHGVTTLRVMLILLLVLVSGVMADNTTELIMCDGVIFHHVYYDKELLFKDLGRPYNLVMHKFSGILFFSHTIQNGTQVDFGIRACHLEKKTCREIQGVPGGYAIAYDAGNDDIYFGGHDGIYKYNFLTKAAEFFAEEGKSIWGLFVRRNFYYIEYPAQRLFVYQDDNFVQVAEALHIEVDHFFVSKHIDVYFSNKTALYKVERPTSEAIVLNDEIVIRQIVEDSYGDVYFCASDGVYLEDKPYHKVKKVAEIDQAFGMTFDEKDRIIYSDKDAIYRLNPSKYSGLCLNAITNPEEKDDSQTMRKSLIS is encoded by the exons ACTCTGCGAGTGATGTTAATACTACTGCTGGTCCTTGTGTCCGGGGTGATGGCTGACAACACCACAGAGCTGATAATGTGTGACGGTGTCATCTTCCATCATGTCTACTATGATAAGGAGCTCCTGTTTAAGGACCTCGGCAGGCCTTACAACTTGGTTATGCATAA ATTCTCTGGCATCCTATTCTTCAGTCACACAATCCAGAATGGTACTCAAGTGGACTTCGGCATCAGGGCGTGCCACCTCGAGAAGAAGACCTGTCGCGAGATCCAGGGCGTGCCCGGAGGTTACGCCATCGCTTACGACGCTGGAAACGACGACATCTACTTCGGCGGCCATGACGGCATCTACAAATACAACTTCTTAACGAAAGCCGCTGAATTTTTCGCCGAAGAAGGGAAATCGATCTGGGGATTATTCGTCCGAAGAAATTTTTACTACATCGAGTACCCAGCACAAAGACTCTTCGTGTACCAAGATGACAATTTCGTACAGGTAGCCGAAGCTTTGCATATTGAGGTTGACCATTTCTTCGTGTCCAAGCACATTGATgtttacttttcaaataaaacagcattGTATAAAGTAGAACGGCCGACCTCCGAAGCTATCGTTTTGAATGACGAGATAGTTATCAGACAGATCGTAGAAGATAGTTATGGGGATGTTTACTTCTGTGCCAGCGATGGAGTGTACCTCGAAGATAAGCCTTATCATAAAGTTAAGAAAGTCGCTGAAATTGATCAAGCCTTTGGAATGACGTTCGATGAAAAAGATCGGATAATATATTCTGATAAAGATGCGATATACAGATTGAACCCGAGTAAATACAGTGGGCTTTGTTTAAATGCAATCACTAATCCTGAAGAGAAAGATGACAGTCAGACTATGAGGAAATCGTTGATCAGTTAA
- the LOC113495135 gene encoding ommochrome-binding protein-like isoform X2 — MLILLLVLVSGVMADNTTELIMCDGVIFHHVYYDKELLFKDLGRPYNLVMHKFSGILFFSHTIQNGTQVDFGIRACHLEKKTCREIQGVPGGYAIAYDAGNDDIYFGGHDGIYKYNFLTKAAEFFAEEGKSIWGLFVRRNFYYIEYPAQRLFVYQDDNFVQVAEALHIEVDHFFVSKHIDVYFSNKTALYKVERPTSEAIVLNDEIVIRQIVEDSYGDVYFCASDGVYLEDKPYHKVKKVAEIDQAFGMTFDEKDRIIYSDKDAIYRLNPSKYSGLCLNAITNPEEKDDSQTMRKSLIS, encoded by the exons ATGTTAATACTACTGCTGGTCCTTGTGTCCGGGGTGATGGCTGACAACACCACAGAGCTGATAATGTGTGACGGTGTCATCTTCCATCATGTCTACTATGATAAGGAGCTCCTGTTTAAGGACCTCGGCAGGCCTTACAACTTGGTTATGCATAA ATTCTCTGGCATCCTATTCTTCAGTCACACAATCCAGAATGGTACTCAAGTGGACTTCGGCATCAGGGCGTGCCACCTCGAGAAGAAGACCTGTCGCGAGATCCAGGGCGTGCCCGGAGGTTACGCCATCGCTTACGACGCTGGAAACGACGACATCTACTTCGGCGGCCATGACGGCATCTACAAATACAACTTCTTAACGAAAGCCGCTGAATTTTTCGCCGAAGAAGGGAAATCGATCTGGGGATTATTCGTCCGAAGAAATTTTTACTACATCGAGTACCCAGCACAAAGACTCTTCGTGTACCAAGATGACAATTTCGTACAGGTAGCCGAAGCTTTGCATATTGAGGTTGACCATTTCTTCGTGTCCAAGCACATTGATgtttacttttcaaataaaacagcattGTATAAAGTAGAACGGCCGACCTCCGAAGCTATCGTTTTGAATGACGAGATAGTTATCAGACAGATCGTAGAAGATAGTTATGGGGATGTTTACTTCTGTGCCAGCGATGGAGTGTACCTCGAAGATAAGCCTTATCATAAAGTTAAGAAAGTCGCTGAAATTGATCAAGCCTTTGGAATGACGTTCGATGAAAAAGATCGGATAATATATTCTGATAAAGATGCGATATACAGATTGAACCCGAGTAAATACAGTGGGCTTTGTTTAAATGCAATCACTAATCCTGAAGAGAAAGATGACAGTCAGACTATGAGGAAATCGTTGATCAGTTAA